TCAAAGGTGTTGTCGGGAAAAGCCAGGGATTCCGAATTCATCAGGCAAAATCGGATTTTACCCTGATATTGTTCCGCTCTTAAGAGAGCGCGTTTCAGCATTTGCGGGCTGAGGTCGATGCCGGTGATGTCGAGACCGGGAGGAAAATTGATGACCTCCATCCCGGTGCCGACGCCGATATGCAAAACTTTCCCCTGCATTCTTTGGAAAAGATTTTTTTGCGCATCGCCCCATCGACGCATGTCTCCCTGGCGAAAAAAGTCGAAAACTCGGGCGAGCCCATCGTAATTTTTATGTTTGGCCATGAGTTAAGTGGAGCGCAGCAGTTTTTTATTAGAAAAATATATGAGCAACGCCACGGTGAAACCCAAAACTCCGCCAACGGCTACAATGCACTCAACAGGAACACTGCCCTGAGCGGCGCCCATGCCGCTTAGCATGCCGACCATCATGGCAATGAGGCTCACCGGAATCATGACTTCAAAGGCCCC
The Nitrospinota bacterium DNA segment above includes these coding regions:
- a CDS encoding class I SAM-dependent methyltransferase, whose amino-acid sequence is MAKHKNYDGLARVFDFFRQGDMRRWGDAQKNLFQRMQGKVLHIGVGTGMEVINFPPGLDITGIDLSPQMLKRALLRAEQYQGKIRFCLMNSESLAFPDNTFDTIVTVCVFCTVTHPVAGLQECRRVLKPGGKLLMFEHVMSKNLVYGLSLKFMSLFTEALEGTHLDRDTVANVRKAGFKVQSEQNVYLDIVKAIEGVKQPV